From a single Actinomycetota bacterium genomic region:
- a CDS encoding 3-isopropylmalate dehydratase small subunit: MKLTSKAFKYGDDINTDYIISGKYKFKSTDMKAMAVHAMEDLDPDYHAKVSPEGGFLVAGKNFGMGSSREQAPLVLIHSNTKAVIAKGFARIFFRNAINTGLPVVECDTDLIDDGDELTVDLEAGVIVNHTKSIEIPFPPLPPVMAQLLADGGLVEHFKKHGGFAL; this comes from the coding sequence ATGAAACTCACCTCGAAAGCGTTCAAGTACGGCGACGACATCAACACCGACTACATCATCTCGGGCAAGTACAAGTTCAAGTCCACCGACATGAAGGCCATGGCGGTGCACGCGATGGAGGACCTGGACCCGGATTACCACGCCAAAGTCAGCCCCGAAGGCGGATTCCTCGTCGCGGGCAAGAACTTCGGCATGGGATCGAGTCGCGAGCAGGCGCCATTGGTTCTCATCCACTCGAACACCAAGGCCGTCATCGCCAAGGGTTTCGCACGGATATTCTTCCGCAACGCGATCAACACCGGCCTGCCCGTGGTCGAGTGTGACACGGATCTCATCGACGATGGTGACGAGCTCACTGTCGACCTTGAGGCCGGGGTCATCGTGAACCACACGAAGTCGATCGAGATACCCTTTCCGCCGCTTCCGCCGGTCATGGCGCAGCTACTCGCCGACGGCGGTCTGGTAGAGCACTTCAAGAAGCACGGCGGATTCGCCCTGTAG
- a CDS encoding discoidin domain-containing protein: MHRVRADLPGMRDRFVVNGVTYTWAIPPASSFLLPGWRIDSITRCSDCHTYTGAEGPHGAAMRINIDPRFPNPYRVITGNENFTAQLSANSPTGMSMTKNGSRPAGIICEKCHDLRSPSGVWSTNAHQEHDDRGYEGAFCNQCHVAIPHGWGRPRLLGTVYDPPAYRVWPGTPGRNDAGTSRISIRSYTPQGWQEQDCGAACDVSEHPLQGTSWPNIMPGGIPGTGGVTGRVTDASTTAAVAGATVTLNTGVSATTGTDGRYSLSGVAPGARTMTITRSGYNNWSGPVTIASDATATVNVALSPMAVPQPVNLALNRTFTASRSDSNHPPARAGDGNLQTFWWSNRTGGATTTERLSVDLGSSRSIRTVEVAWSGNLWARSFRIQTSTDGTNWTTVFSTTTGTSAMQRITFSARNARHVRIECQATGTGAANGYGIAEFRVFQ, encoded by the coding sequence ATGCACAGGGTAAGAGCGGACCTACCCGGAATGCGCGATCGCTTCGTCGTCAACGGAGTGACATACACATGGGCTATCCCACCCGCATCGTCGTTCCTCCTGCCCGGCTGGAGGATCGACTCGATCACGAGGTGTAGCGATTGCCACACCTATACCGGTGCTGAGGGTCCCCATGGGGCAGCGATGAGGATCAACATAGATCCCAGGTTCCCCAACCCCTATCGTGTCATTACGGGCAACGAGAACTTCACAGCTCAGCTCAGTGCCAACTCACCTACCGGCATGAGTATGACGAAGAACGGTTCGCGTCCAGCCGGGATAATCTGCGAGAAGTGTCATGACCTTCGCTCTCCGAGCGGTGTCTGGAGTACGAATGCCCACCAAGAGCATGACGATCGGGGTTACGAAGGTGCTTTCTGCAACCAGTGCCATGTGGCTATCCCGCATGGCTGGGGTCGCCCCCGACTGTTGGGAACAGTATATGATCCACCAGCCTACAGGGTCTGGCCGGGCACTCCTGGACGCAACGACGCAGGTACCTCGCGTATCAGTATCAGGAGCTACACCCCGCAGGGCTGGCAGGAGCAGGATTGCGGTGCCGCTTGTGACGTCTCGGAGCACCCACTTCAGGGCACCTCCTGGCCCAACATCATGCCCGGTGGAATACCTGGTACTGGTGGAGTCACCGGACGTGTGACCGACGCTTCGACGACGGCTGCCGTCGCTGGTGCCACAGTGACACTGAACACCGGAGTCTCTGCAACCACCGGAACCGATGGGCGCTACTCGCTAAGCGGCGTTGCGCCGGGTGCACGCACCATGACCATCACAAGATCCGGGTACAACAATTGGTCCGGACCAGTCACTATAGCCTCTGATGCAACGGCCACGGTGAATGTAGCCCTTTCGCCTATGGCCGTTCCTCAGCCTGTCAACCTCGCACTGAACAGAACGTTCACTGCGTCCAGGTCGGACAGCAACCATCCTCCCGCCCGTGCGGGAGACGGCAATCTGCAGACCTTCTGGTGGTCGAACAGGACTGGAGGGGCCACGACAACAGAGCGTTTGTCGGTTGACCTAGGATCCTCACGTAGCATCAGGACAGTCGAAGTCGCCTGGAGCGGAAACCTATGGGCCAGATCCTTCAGGATTCAGACCTCGACCGATGGCACCAACTGGACCACGGTGTTCAGCACCACCACTGGAACGTCTGCGATGCAGCGGATTACGTTCAGTGCCCGGAATGCACGGCACGTCAGGATTGAGTGTCAGGCAACCGGTACTGGTGCGGCCAATGGTTATGGGATCGCCGAGTTCAGGGTATTCCAGTAG
- the ilvB gene encoding biosynthetic-type acetolactate synthase large subunit, with translation MSGRITGAQALVKCLQAEGVETIFGYPGGVALPIFDALYDCEGIQTILPRHEQGAVHMADGYARATGKCGVALTTSGPGATNTITGIANAYMDSIPMVVITAQVATSVIGTDAFQESDITGITLPITKHNYLLSCASMVPEVVHEAFHIATTGRPGPVLIDIPVDVSKGELDFVLPDSIHLPGYKPTVRGHAKQIKQAANLISKAEKPLLYVGGGVIASGASKELKELAELMQIPVTTTMMGKGSFPEDHHLWIGMPGMHGAKYTNYTMTDTDLLIAVGVRFDDRVTGKLSAFATKAQVIHIDIDPAEIGKNKAVDVPVVGEAKSILAGIVAELRKSGAEPVSTAWMKVIDDWRRRFPLHFASQEGVLHPQHVVTRVSDLTADRDTIICTEVGQNQMWACQYYTLRRPRSWISSGGLGTMGFGLPAAIGAQAGRPDALVIDIAGDGSIQMNSQEMATAAINQLPVKVVILNNGFLGMVRQWQELFYDRRYSSSVLSQDIPDFLKLADAYGWLGVRVTSPDELDAALMQAFDHPGPALVDCRVAPEECVFPMVAPGASIDEMLGGVPGCPVSEMLDDDILEEVWE, from the coding sequence ATGAGTGGGAGGATCACAGGCGCCCAAGCTCTGGTCAAGTGCCTACAGGCGGAAGGTGTCGAGACGATCTTCGGCTATCCGGGTGGGGTGGCTCTGCCGATCTTCGATGCGCTCTATGACTGCGAGGGGATACAGACGATTCTTCCTCGGCATGAACAGGGTGCTGTACACATGGCCGACGGATACGCACGCGCAACGGGTAAGTGCGGAGTCGCACTGACCACCAGCGGCCCTGGGGCGACCAATACCATCACCGGGATCGCCAACGCATACATGGACTCGATCCCGATGGTTGTGATCACGGCACAGGTCGCGACGTCGGTAATCGGTACCGATGCATTCCAGGAGTCGGATATCACGGGCATTACTCTGCCGATCACCAAGCATAACTACCTGCTCAGTTGCGCGTCGATGGTGCCTGAGGTCGTACACGAGGCATTCCACATCGCCACTACGGGCAGGCCCGGGCCTGTCCTCATCGACATCCCGGTGGATGTGAGCAAGGGTGAGCTGGACTTCGTCTTGCCCGACTCGATTCACCTTCCCGGCTACAAGCCCACTGTGCGGGGGCATGCAAAGCAGATCAAGCAGGCGGCGAACCTGATTTCCAAGGCGGAAAAGCCTTTGCTGTACGTCGGTGGTGGCGTGATAGCCAGCGGAGCATCCAAGGAGCTCAAGGAGCTCGCTGAGTTGATGCAGATCCCGGTGACCACGACCATGATGGGCAAGGGATCCTTCCCTGAGGACCATCATCTTTGGATTGGCATGCCTGGGATGCATGGGGCGAAATACACCAACTACACGATGACCGACACGGACCTCCTGATCGCAGTCGGCGTGCGTTTCGACGACCGCGTGACCGGCAAACTTTCGGCGTTCGCCACCAAAGCACAGGTCATCCACATCGACATCGACCCGGCTGAGATAGGTAAGAACAAGGCGGTCGACGTGCCGGTGGTGGGAGAGGCTAAGTCCATCCTCGCCGGCATCGTCGCAGAGTTGCGTAAATCGGGTGCCGAGCCGGTGAGTACCGCGTGGATGAAGGTCATCGATGATTGGCGGCGGCGCTTCCCGCTGCACTTCGCTTCACAGGAAGGCGTCCTGCATCCTCAGCATGTCGTCACTCGGGTCAGCGATCTGACCGCAGATCGCGACACGATCATCTGCACCGAAGTCGGGCAGAACCAGATGTGGGCGTGCCAGTATTACACCCTGCGCAGGCCCAGGTCGTGGATATCCTCTGGCGGTCTGGGGACCATGGGCTTCGGACTTCCAGCGGCCATCGGGGCTCAAGCTGGACGCCCTGACGCACTTGTCATCGACATCGCTGGCGATGGGTCGATCCAGATGAACAGTCAGGAGATGGCAACCGCAGCAATCAATCAGCTCCCAGTCAAGGTTGTCATTTTGAACAACGGATTCCTCGGCATGGTGAGGCAGTGGCAGGAGCTGTTCTACGATCGCAGGTACTCGTCATCGGTGCTGTCGCAGGACATCCCTGATTTCCTGAAGCTAGCCGATGCATATGGATGGCTCGGCGTGCGGGTGACGAGCCCGGACGAACTCGACGCTGCGCTGATGCAGGCGTTCGATCATCCCGGTCCGGCGCTTGTTGATTGCCGCGTTGCTCCTGAAGAGTGCGTATTCCCCATGGTCGCGCCGGGGGCCAGCATCGATGAGATGCTCGGCGGCGTTCCCGGATGCCCCGTGTCAGAGATGTTGGACGACGATATCCTCGAGGAGGTGTGGGAGTAA
- the ilvN gene encoding acetolactate synthase small subunit, with translation MTHTLSVLVENKPGVLTRVASLFARRGFNIDSLAVGPTEDPTLSRITIVVSAADIPLEQITKQLHKLVNVIKIQDLDPEDMIARELVLFKVNASPERRHEIIEIANVFRAKIVDVGKNSLTIEATGSASKIEALEDLFRAYGIKELARTGRIALGRGQRDSTKS, from the coding sequence ATGACGCATACTCTCTCGGTTCTGGTTGAGAACAAGCCCGGCGTGCTGACCCGCGTAGCATCGCTCTTTGCGCGCAGGGGATTCAACATCGATTCGCTCGCGGTAGGTCCCACAGAGGATCCGACCCTGTCGCGCATCACCATAGTGGTCAGTGCTGCCGACATTCCTTTGGAGCAGATCACCAAGCAGCTACACAAGCTGGTCAACGTCATCAAGATCCAAGATCTCGATCCCGAGGATATGATCGCTCGGGAGCTCGTGCTGTTCAAAGTCAACGCATCCCCGGAACGCAGACACGAGATCATAGAGATCGCCAACGTATTCCGTGCAAAGATCGTCGATGTGGGCAAGAACTCATTGACGATCGAAGCCACCGGCTCGGCAAGTAAGATCGAAGCGCTAGAGGACTTGTTCCGCGCCTATGGCATCAAGGAACTCGCACGCACAGGGCGAATTGCCCTGGGGCGCGGGCAAAGGGATAGCACGAAGAGCTGA
- the ilvC gene encoding ketol-acid reductoisomerase, translating to MAQIFYEKDCDLGLIKGRKIAVIGYGSQGHAHALNLHDSGCDVRVGLRADSKSWDKVKTDGLKVMTPREAAAEAEIIMILAPDELQGHIYYSEIHEHMTAGKVLAFAHGFNIHYGQIEAPADVDVVMIAPKGPGHMVRRVFTEGSGVPCLVAVHQDASGSALEIALAWAAGVGGSRAGIIETSFAEETETDLFGEQAVLCGGATALVMAGFETLVEAGYQPEIAYFECLHELKLIVDLMYEGGMAKMFDSISNTAEYGAYVTGPRIVTDETRENMAQVLWEIQNGEFARNWMLENKVAQPHFKAMRRINAEHLVEEVGSDLRTMFTWLERG from the coding sequence ATGGCCCAGATATTCTACGAGAAGGATTGCGACCTTGGACTGATCAAGGGTCGTAAGATCGCGGTGATCGGGTACGGCTCACAAGGCCACGCCCACGCACTCAACCTGCACGACTCGGGATGCGATGTGCGCGTAGGGCTGCGCGCGGACTCCAAGTCATGGGACAAGGTCAAGACCGACGGACTGAAGGTCATGACCCCGCGTGAAGCTGCTGCAGAGGCCGAGATCATCATGATCCTCGCCCCCGACGAACTCCAGGGCCACATCTACTATTCGGAGATCCACGAGCACATGACGGCGGGCAAGGTGCTTGCTTTCGCGCACGGCTTCAACATCCACTACGGTCAGATCGAGGCTCCCGCCGACGTCGATGTCGTCATGATTGCGCCGAAGGGTCCCGGCCACATGGTGCGCCGCGTCTTCACCGAGGGCTCGGGCGTCCCGTGCCTCGTGGCCGTCCACCAGGATGCCAGTGGCAGCGCCCTTGAGATCGCACTCGCGTGGGCTGCCGGGGTCGGCGGTTCGCGGGCCGGGATCATCGAGACAAGCTTCGCCGAGGAGACCGAGACCGACCTTTTCGGCGAGCAGGCAGTTTTGTGCGGAGGCGCCACGGCTCTTGTCATGGCTGGATTCGAGACGCTCGTCGAGGCTGGCTACCAGCCGGAGATCGCATACTTCGAGTGCCTTCATGAGCTCAAGTTGATCGTCGACTTGATGTATGAGGGCGGCATGGCCAAGATGTTCGACTCGATCAGCAACACAGCCGAGTACGGCGCCTACGTCACCGGGCCGCGGATCGTCACCGACGAGACCCGCGAGAACATGGCCCAGGTTCTGTGGGAGATCCAGAACGGTGAGTTCGCTCGCAACTGGATGCTCGAGAACAAGGTGGCTCAGCCCCACTTCAAGGCGATGCGGCGCATCAACGCCGAACACCTGGTCGAAGAGGTCGGAAGCGACCTTCGCACCATGTTCACCTGGCTCGAGAGGGGCTGA
- a CDS encoding alanine--glyoxylate aminotransferase family protein produces MKKQYLMTPGPTPVPAEVLLTQAAPIIHHRTPEFSKAFADAIEGLKYVFQTQGDVLLFASSGTGVMEAAIANCFCAGDKVIVARNGKFGDRQKAICEVYGLDVIDLRYEWTEVVRPDDIAAALSANPDARGVIVTQSETSSGVLNDVQAIGAIVRDYPECVLIVDSITGIGAVECRTDDWGLDVVMTGSQKGLMLPPGLAACTVSDKAWRAYERSTLPAFYFDWMKYKKNIEKDTTPFTPAVSLVLGLNVALAMIAEEGLGNTIARHSRLAEATRKGCEALGLALFAPPEGRGSAVTPVWVPEGVDGKAIVKIMKSAHGVTIAGGQDEYTGRIIRIGHLGYFGELDIIVTLSALEMTLASLGYGFERGAGVKAAQSVFVEAQ; encoded by the coding sequence ATGAAGAAGCAGTACCTGATGACGCCTGGGCCGACTCCGGTACCTGCCGAGGTGCTGTTGACCCAGGCAGCGCCTATCATCCATCACAGGACGCCGGAGTTCTCAAAGGCATTCGCTGATGCCATCGAGGGGCTCAAGTATGTCTTCCAGACGCAAGGCGATGTCCTGCTCTTCGCGAGCTCGGGCACCGGTGTCATGGAGGCGGCGATAGCCAACTGCTTCTGCGCTGGCGACAAGGTCATCGTAGCCCGCAACGGCAAGTTCGGCGACCGCCAGAAAGCGATCTGCGAGGTCTACGGCCTCGATGTGATCGATCTGCGCTATGAGTGGACCGAGGTCGTGCGTCCCGATGACATCGCTGCTGCGCTTTCGGCGAATCCGGATGCACGGGGCGTCATCGTCACGCAGTCCGAGACCTCCAGCGGCGTGCTCAACGATGTGCAAGCCATCGGCGCGATCGTGCGCGACTACCCTGAGTGCGTGCTGATCGTCGACAGCATCACCGGTATCGGCGCTGTGGAGTGCCGCACCGATGACTGGGGACTCGATGTCGTCATGACCGGCTCGCAGAAGGGCCTCATGCTGCCACCCGGCCTCGCCGCATGCACCGTGAGCGACAAGGCCTGGCGCGCGTACGAGAGATCGACTTTACCTGCGTTCTACTTCGACTGGATGAAGTACAAGAAGAACATCGAGAAGGACACGACGCCGTTCACGCCTGCTGTCTCGCTCGTGCTCGGCCTCAATGTCGCGCTCGCCATGATCGCCGAGGAGGGCCTGGGCAACACGATTGCCCGCCACTCCCGCCTGGCAGAGGCGACCCGCAAGGGCTGTGAGGCACTCGGACTAGCCCTCTTCGCCCCGCCGGAAGGCCGCGGAAGCGCAGTCACGCCGGTGTGGGTGCCCGAAGGTGTGGACGGCAAGGCGATCGTCAAGATCATGAAGAGCGCACACGGCGTGACCATCGCCGGCGGACAGGACGAGTACACTGGACGCATCATCAGGATCGGGCACCTGGGTTACTTCGGCGAGCTCGATATCATCGTCACGCTCTCAGCGCTGGAGATGACTCTTGCGTCACTAGGTTATGGTTTCGAGCGCGGTGCCGGGGTAAAGGCCGCCCAGTCCGTCTTCGTAGAAGCGCAGTGA
- the serA gene encoding phosphoglycerate dehydrogenase → MKVLVAEKIANSGIEKLREQFDVTVSTELTPDQLVAEIPAYDALIVRSATRASREVIEAGVNLKIIGRAGVGVDNVDVQAATERGIIVCNAPTSNIVSAAEHTMALLLSQSRNIAQANASMKQCKWERSKYTGAELYEKTLAIFGLGRIGSLVAERARGFGMRIIGFDPYTTAERATAMGVELVDDVDAILAQADYITVHLPKTKETIGMFGAEQFAKMKDGVRLINTARGGIFQEQALIDAVKSGKVASAAIDVFEVEPCTDSPLVELENVILTPHLGASTAEAQDRAGEQIAEFVAAGLRGEMVPTAVNIAPVSPEVYEKVGPYLKVSEDLGKMVAQMARQGLESLDIRFIGALAETDTRILRTAVLKGMLTVVSAESVNFVNADYYAEQRGLRITETKQPETADYVSSISVTGTGASGPVEVSASLIGKKNEPRIVSLFEYDLDMAPAQYMAFFLYADRPGMIGKVGTVLGAQAINIGSMQVARKEAGGQALMGLTIDSQMTAELLGQIIEAAGMDEAWSVEL, encoded by the coding sequence ATGAAGGTATTAGTAGCCGAGAAGATCGCGAATAGCGGCATCGAGAAGCTGCGCGAGCAGTTCGACGTGACGGTCTCCACCGAGCTGACTCCCGACCAGCTTGTCGCCGAGATACCCGCTTATGACGCGCTCATTGTGCGTTCGGCCACGCGTGCCTCGCGCGAGGTCATCGAGGCCGGCGTGAACCTGAAGATCATCGGACGCGCAGGCGTCGGGGTCGACAACGTCGACGTCCAGGCCGCCACCGAGCGTGGGATCATAGTATGCAACGCACCGACCTCCAACATCGTTTCGGCTGCGGAGCACACGATGGCGCTGCTGCTCTCGCAGTCGCGCAACATCGCGCAGGCGAATGCGAGCATGAAACAGTGCAAGTGGGAACGCTCGAAGTACACAGGTGCCGAGCTCTACGAGAAGACACTCGCGATCTTCGGCTTGGGGCGGATCGGTTCGCTCGTGGCCGAGCGTGCGCGCGGATTCGGCATGCGCATCATCGGATTCGACCCTTACACGACCGCAGAGCGGGCGACTGCGATGGGCGTGGAACTCGTCGATGACGTGGACGCGATCCTTGCGCAGGCGGATTACATCACCGTCCACCTGCCCAAGACCAAAGAGACGATCGGTATGTTCGGTGCAGAGCAGTTCGCCAAGATGAAGGACGGCGTTCGGCTGATCAACACGGCGCGCGGCGGCATCTTCCAGGAGCAGGCGCTCATCGATGCAGTGAAGAGCGGCAAGGTCGCAAGCGCCGCGATCGACGTCTTCGAGGTCGAGCCGTGCACCGACTCGCCACTCGTCGAGCTGGAGAACGTCATACTCACACCTCACCTGGGAGCGAGCACCGCCGAGGCACAGGACCGCGCAGGCGAGCAGATCGCCGAGTTCGTGGCAGCGGGTCTCAGAGGCGAGATGGTCCCCACGGCCGTCAACATCGCACCGGTCTCGCCGGAGGTCTACGAGAAGGTCGGCCCATACCTCAAGGTATCCGAGGACCTCGGCAAAATGGTCGCGCAGATGGCGCGCCAGGGACTCGAATCCCTCGACATCCGGTTCATCGGCGCATTGGCCGAGACCGACACCCGCATCCTTCGCACCGCAGTGCTCAAGGGAATGCTTACAGTAGTCAGCGCAGAGTCGGTGAACTTCGTCAACGCCGATTACTACGCCGAGCAGCGCGGTCTTCGCATCACCGAGACCAAGCAGCCCGAGACTGCGGACTACGTGTCATCGATCTCGGTGACGGGCACCGGCGCCAGCGGACCCGTTGAGGTCTCGGCATCGCTAATTGGCAAGAAGAATGAGCCGCGCATCGTGTCGCTCTTCGAATACGACCTGGACATGGCTCCCGCACAGTACATGGCGTTCTTCCTCTACGCCGATAGGCCCGGCATGATCGGCAAGGTCGGGACGGTCCTGGGCGCTCAAGCGATCAACATCGGCTCGATGCAGGTTGCACGCAAGGAAGCGGGCGGACAGGCTCTCATGGGGCTTACCATCGACAGTCAGATGACCGCAGAACTGCTCGGCCAGATCATCGAGGCTGCCGGAATGGACGAGGCCTGGAGCGTCGAGCTGTGA
- a CDS encoding 2-isopropylmalate synthase: protein MSESTIPAAAADKVYIFDTTLRDGEQSPGASMNTEEKLEIARQLVRLGVDVIEAGFPASSPGDFESVRRIAAEVGDACVVCALSRAVPSDIESAAAALAGAARPRIHTGIGVSESHLTHKLRIDRATALERAVAAVKLARSLVGEVEFYAEDAGRADPAFLYEMVETVIAAGATVVNIPDTTGYTYPGEFGALIGGLFEHVKGIEDVIVAVHCHNDLGMATANALAGVKAGARQVECTINGIGERAGNTAMEEVVMALRARREYFGADTTINTREIMRTSRLVSNITGILVQPNKSIVGANAFAHSSGIHQDGVLKERTTYEIIDPVEVGVGGSSIVLTARSGRHALRHRLELLGYELAEEEFERVHHDFLELADKKKEVYDEDIEALVSESERTSAGEVYHLRSLHVMSGEPGIPTATVELVEVATGSVLIDSSHGTGPVDALYRAINRVIEVENDLIEFSVQSVTRGIDALGEVTIRIRSADGRVFTGRGAHSDIITASARAYVNSLNRLLLAHRQELSAEADSPSTDRP, encoded by the coding sequence GTGAGTGAGTCGACGATACCTGCGGCAGCCGCAGACAAGGTCTACATCTTCGACACGACCTTGCGCGATGGGGAGCAGTCCCCGGGCGCCAGCATGAACACCGAGGAGAAGCTCGAGATCGCAAGGCAGCTCGTCCGCCTCGGCGTAGACGTGATCGAGGCTGGCTTTCCCGCATCGAGTCCCGGTGACTTCGAGAGCGTGCGGCGTATCGCTGCCGAGGTAGGCGACGCCTGCGTGGTCTGCGCCCTGTCGCGCGCGGTACCCAGCGACATCGAGAGCGCGGCTGCTGCCCTGGCTGGCGCAGCGCGCCCACGCATTCACACGGGCATCGGCGTCTCGGAAAGCCACCTGACGCACAAGCTGCGCATCGATCGGGCGACAGCCCTCGAGCGGGCTGTGGCAGCGGTGAAGTTGGCGCGCTCACTCGTCGGCGAGGTGGAGTTCTACGCCGAGGACGCTGGGCGTGCCGATCCGGCCTTTCTCTACGAGATGGTCGAGACTGTCATCGCGGCCGGAGCCACCGTCGTCAACATCCCCGACACCACGGGCTATACCTACCCCGGCGAGTTCGGAGCGTTGATCGGCGGCCTCTTTGAGCACGTCAAAGGCATCGAGGACGTGATCGTCGCGGTCCACTGCCACAACGACCTCGGGATGGCCACCGCCAATGCGCTCGCTGGCGTGAAGGCCGGCGCGCGCCAGGTGGAGTGCACCATCAACGGCATCGGCGAACGCGCAGGCAACACCGCGATGGAAGAGGTCGTCATGGCCCTTCGCGCCCGGCGGGAGTACTTCGGCGCCGACACCACGATCAACACGCGGGAAATCATGCGCACCTCGCGCCTAGTGAGCAACATCACCGGCATCTTGGTGCAGCCCAACAAGTCGATCGTCGGCGCCAATGCGTTCGCTCACTCCAGTGGCATCCACCAGGACGGCGTACTCAAGGAGCGCACCACCTACGAGATCATCGACCCTGTCGAGGTCGGCGTTGGCGGCAGCTCGATCGTGCTCACGGCACGAAGCGGGCGCCATGCCCTGCGCCACCGCCTCGAACTGCTCGGATACGAGCTCGCCGAGGAGGAGTTCGAGCGCGTCCACCACGACTTCCTGGAGCTCGCGGACAAGAAGAAAGAAGTCTACGACGAGGACATCGAGGCGCTGGTCTCAGAGTCCGAGCGTACCTCGGCAGGAGAGGTGTACCACCTGCGCTCTCTGCACGTCATGAGCGGGGAGCCCGGGATACCGACCGCAACCGTCGAACTGGTGGAGGTCGCCACAGGTTCGGTGCTCATCGACTCGAGCCACGGGACCGGCCCGGTCGATGCACTGTACCGCGCCATCAATCGCGTCATCGAGGTCGAGAACGACCTGATCGAATTCAGCGTACAGAGCGTGACCCGGGGCATCGACGCCCTGGGAGAAGTCACCATCCGCATCCGCAGCGCCGACGGGCGCGTTTTCACCGGCCGAGGAGCCCACAGCGACATAATCACCGCGTCGGCACGTGCTTATGTGAACTCGCTCAACCGATTGCTGTTGGCGCACCGGCAGGAGCTATCCGCCGAAGCCGATTCACCATCAACCGACCGCCCCTGA
- the leuC gene encoding 3-isopropylmalate dehydratase large subunit: protein MPRPMTITEKILAAHAGLDEVEPGQLITCKLDIVLANDVTAPIAIREFRRTGATKVWDKDRVVLVPDHYAPNKDIKSAEQAKVMRDFAREQSISHYYEIGCMGVEHALLPEQGVVVPGDVIIGADSHTCTYGALGAFSTGVGSTDAAAGMAIGEAWFKVPASIKFVVDGEFGPWVCGKDLILHIIGLIGVDGALYQAMEFTGSTFDAMGMDDRMTVCNMAIEAGAKSGIIAVDDVTRTYLTGRAERPWVEYHSDPDAHYPRVIEIDAAALKPTVSFPHLPSNTRLAEDSRDVTIDQVVIGSCTNGRLEDLRIAAEVLKGRKVDDRVRLIIIPATQEIYRAAMTEGLFDIFLDANAAISTPTCGPCLGGHMGILAAGERAVATTNRNFVGRMGDPTSEVYLSSPAVAAASAVAGHIALPDDL, encoded by the coding sequence ATGCCCCGCCCCATGACCATCACCGAGAAGATTCTAGCTGCGCACGCCGGCCTCGACGAAGTCGAACCCGGACAGCTCATCACATGCAAGCTCGATATCGTGCTTGCCAACGACGTGACCGCGCCGATCGCGATCCGTGAGTTCCGTCGCACGGGTGCAACTAAGGTGTGGGACAAGGACCGTGTCGTCCTCGTGCCCGACCACTACGCACCCAACAAGGACATCAAATCCGCCGAGCAGGCCAAAGTCATGCGCGATTTCGCTCGCGAGCAGTCGATATCCCACTACTACGAGATCGGTTGCATGGGCGTCGAGCACGCGTTGTTGCCAGAGCAGGGAGTGGTCGTTCCTGGCGATGTCATCATCGGAGCGGACTCCCACACCTGCACCTACGGTGCGCTCGGGGCGTTTTCCACCGGCGTCGGCAGCACTGATGCGGCGGCCGGAATGGCCATAGGCGAGGCGTGGTTCAAAGTGCCCGCATCGATCAAGTTCGTCGTAGATGGCGAGTTCGGGCCCTGGGTATGCGGAAAAGACCTTATCCTGCACATCATTGGGCTGATCGGTGTCGACGGTGCGCTCTACCAGGCCATGGAGTTCACCGGTTCGACCTTCGATGCGATGGGCATGGACGACCGAATGACCGTCTGCAACATGGCGATCGAAGCCGGTGCCAAATCCGGAATCATCGCGGTCGATGACGTCACGCGCACCTACCTCACGGGTCGCGCCGAGCGCCCCTGGGTCGAGTACCACTCGGATCCCGACGCCCACTACCCGCGCGTCATCGAGATAGACGCAGCGGCCCTCAAGCCGACGGTGTCCTTCCCGCACCTGCCATCGAACACGCGCCTCGCCGAGGACTCTCGCGACGTCACAATCGATCAGGTCGTGATCGGGTCTTGCACAAACGGCCGCCTGGAAGACCTCCGTATAGCCGCCGAGGTCCTCAAGGGCCGCAAGGTCGACGACCGCGTGAGGCTGATCATCATCCCAGCCACCCAGGAGATATATCGCGCTGCCATGACCGAAGGACTTTTCGATATCTTCCTGGACGCCAATGCTGCGATCTCGACCCCGACATGCGGGCCTTGCCTTGGCGGTCACATGGGTATCCTTGCCGCGGGAGAGCGCGCAGTCGCGACCACGAATCGCAACTTCGTGGGCAGGATGGGCGACCCCACCAGCGAGGTGTATCTGAGCTCACCCGCTGTGGCCGCAGCCAGTGCCGTGGCTGGGCATATCGCGCTACCAGATGATCTGTAG